In a genomic window of Schistocerca gregaria isolate iqSchGreg1 chromosome 5, iqSchGreg1.2, whole genome shotgun sequence:
- the LOC126272106 gene encoding pro-resilin-like produces the protein MKVYVVLSALALCVIAEPPVDRSYLPPSSEYGPPSASSLSSQYGAPAANGLSTQYGAPSANGLSTQYGAPALTGAAFGRSGASSQGPAARVSTSFGRASSSRFGPGRRIGGGLSNSYGAPSAAGRATGFGGLGLSTQYGAPSYSGDALSTQYGAPSGNAGGLSPVYGVPGYGYGRAGAQEDSLAEPANYEFSYSVQDGETLSDFGQEESRQGESAQGQYRVLLPDGRKQIVSYQADEGGYRPTVEYQDTGLTAYSAGGYGYARGRSGARAGNGGYHY, from the exons ATGAAG GTGTACGTCGTCCTGTCAGCGCTTGCTCTGTGCGTCATCGCCGAGCCACCAGTCGACCGGTCGTACCTGCCTCCCAGCTCTGAGTACGGACCTCCTTCGGCCTCCTCTCTCAGCTCTCAGTACGGGGCCCCAGCAGCCAACGGCCTCAGCACTCAATATGGTGCTCCTTCAGCCAATGGCCTCAGCACGCAGTACGGAGCTCCTGCGCTGACAGGCGCTGCTTTCGGTCGCTCAGGCGCTTCCAGCCAGGGTCCAGCAGCTCGCGTCTCCACCAGCTTTGGACGTGCATCCTCCAGTAGGTTTGGACCCGGCAGGAGGATCGGCGGTGGTCTCTCCAATAGCTACGGCGCTCCTTCGGCAGCTGGCCGTGCCACTGGCTTTGGAGGACTCGGCCTGTCCACACAGTACGGCGCCCCTTCTTACTCTGGTGACGCGCTCTCCACTCAGTACGGTGCGCCCTCTGGTAACGCTGGTGGCCTTTCTCCAGTCTACGGAGTGCCCGGATACGGCTACGGTCGCGCTGGAGCCCAGGAAGATTCACTTGCA GAGCCGGCCAACTACGAGTTCAGCTACTCGGTGCAGGACGGCGAGACGCTGAGCGACTTTGGACAGGAGGAGTCCAGGCAGGGGGAGAGCGCCCAGGGCCAGTACCGCGTGCTGCTGCCCGACGGCCGCAAGCAGATCGTCTCCTACCAGGCGGACGAGGGCGGCTACAGGCCCACCGTGGAGTACCAGGACACCGGACTCACCGCCTACTCCGCTGGCGGATACGGCTACGCCAGGGGGCGCTCCGGAGCTCGAGCTGGAAACGGTGGATACCACTACTGA